In Erigeron canadensis isolate Cc75 chromosome 1, C_canadensis_v1, whole genome shotgun sequence, a single window of DNA contains:
- the LOC122585179 gene encoding probable (S)-N-methylcoclaurine 3'-hydroxylase isozyme 2: MNILSIVSFMEINLLNSLFLFLTPLFLIFITKKYCTSIKNLPPGPRPLPIIGNIHQLGKNPHIATAMLAKQYGPLISLRLGSRLLVVASSPEAAKQILKEQDRHLSGRATPDAIVLNPNDHNVIWAYDCNQNWRSLRTLYRADLFSPRAIEAQSNIRNKKLAQMVDFLNTKQGKLVKIEDVVFTTMFNTLSNILFSTDLLDLNNEHETSHGLKWGIQKILENTMAPNVTDFFPVIGGLDLQGLRKENMKYLQLVSSFIDPIINQRRDRMASSKVTGVTEEKDFLDRMLEHNFPNAQINILILELFIAGTDSVTSSTIWAMADLIKNKEILEKVTEELKSEIKSNTMIMKFDLNKLSYFNACIKETLRLHPVVPLLLPRNAVETCEVMNYTIPQNSSIWINIWAISRDPSVWEDPNAFKPERFLGSNVNYTGHDFEFTPFGGGRRMCPGMPSGIKSLQTTLATLILGFDWVLPNNEDPAKLDMTETFGLTLQKEKPLELIFKRKE, encoded by the exons ATGAATATCCTAAGCATAGTCTCTTTCATGGAAATCAATTTACTAaattctctctttcttttcttaacacctcttttcttgattttcataacaaaaaaatattgcACTTCTATCAAAAACCTCCCACCAGGACCACGACCATTACCTATCATTGGCAATATACATCAACTAGGCAAGAACCCACATATCGCGACAGCCATGCTTGCTAAACAATACGGCCCCCTCATCTCTCTTCGCTTAGGTTCTCGGCTTCTTGTTGTCGCTTCATCCCCCGAAGCAGCCAAACAAATTCTAAAGGAACAAGACCGACATCTTTCTGGTCGAGCCACACCGGATGCAATTGTATTAAATCCCAATGACCACAACGTTATTTGGGCATATGATTGCAACCAAAATTGGAGATCACTAAGAACCCTTTATCGAGCTGATTTGTTTTCGCCTAGAGCAATAGAAGCACAATCGAATATCAGAAACAAAAAATTGGCTCAAATGGTGGATTTCTTGAATACCAAGCAAGGAAAACTTGTGAAAATTGAAGATGTTGTATTTACTACTATGTTCAACACTCTAAGCAACATTTTATTTAGTACGGATCTTCTTGACTTGAACAACGAACATGAAACTTCTCATGGGTTAAAATGGGGTATTCAGAAGATATTGGAGAATACAATGGCACCAAATGTTACTGATTTTTTCCCTGTAATCGGGGGCTTAGATCTTCAAGgattaagaaaagaaaacatgaaatatCTTCAACTCGTCTCTAGCTTTATCGACCCTATAATCAATCAAAGGAGAGATCGGATGGCTTCTTCAAAAGTGACGGGGGTGACAGAGGAAAAAGACTTTTTGGACCGAATGCTTGAACATAATTTTCCAAATGCCCAAATCAACATCTTGATTCTG GAATTATTCATTGCAGGAACAGATAGCGTAACATCAAGCACTATATGGGCTATGGCTGACTTGATAAAGAACAAAGAAATATTAGAAAAAGTGACCGAAGAACTCAAAAGTGAAATCAAGTCCAACACTATGATCATGAAATTTGACCTTAACAAACTGAGTTATTTCAATGCTTGCATCAAAGAAACACTAAGATTGCATCCGGTTGTTCCTCTCCTACTTCCACGAAATGCTGTCGAAACTTGTGAAGTTATGAACTATACAATTCCTCAAAACTCTTCAATATGGATCAACATCTGGGCAATTAGTCGGGACCCAAGCGTTTGGGAGGACCCTAATGCTTTTAAACCCGAAAGGTTTCTTGGTTCAAACGTCAATTATACAGGCCATGATTTTGAATTTACACCTTTTGGTGGTGGGAGGAGGATGTGTCCTGGCATGCCTTCTGGAATTAAGAGTTTGCAAACAACATTGGCGACTTTGATTCTAGGCTTCGATTGGGTTCTTCCAAATAACGAGGATCCAGCGAAACTCGACATGACTGAAACTTTTGGCTTAACTTTGCAAAAAGAAAAGCCTCTTGAGCTTATCTTCAAACGCAAAGAGTAA